The Cellvibrio zantedeschiae genomic sequence ACGCCTTCGCTTTCTGCACGGCCTGTACGGCCAATACGGTGTACATAATCTTCTGGCACGTTTGGCAGCTCGTAATTTACAACGTGGGGTAACTGATCAATATCAATACCACGTGCAGCAATATCTGTAGCGACTAATGCGCGAATAGCACCTTTCTTAAAGTCGTCCAAAGCTTTGGTGCGTGCGCCCTGGCTTTTGTTACCATGAATCGCAGCGGCACTAATGCCATCGGTAGATAACTGTTCAGTTAATTTATTCGCACCATGTTTAGTGCGCGTAAAAATTAATACTTGCTGCCAGTCGCCTTGTTTAATTAAATGCGTTAGTAATTCGCGCTTGCGATTACGATCAACGGGATGCACAGTTTGCTCAATGCGTTCGCTTGCAGTATTGCGACGCGCAACTTCAATCAAGGTGGGTTTATTTAATAATTTATCCGCAAGATCTTTAATTTCGTTTGAGAAGGTTGCAGAAAATAATAAATTTTGGCGTTGCTTTGGCAGTAAAGCTAAAACACGTTTGATGTCGTGAATAAAGCCCATGTCTAGCATGCGGTCGGCTTCGTCGAGTACCAAGACTTCAACTTCTTTTAATACCACGGCATTTTGTTGAACCAAATCCAGCAAGCGGCCAGGAGTCGCTACCAAAATATCCACGCCGCCGCGTAGCTTCATCATTTGTGGGTTAGCGCTTACACCACCGAATACAACGGTTGAGCGAAGTGGTAAATATTTTCCGTAAGTGCGCACGCTTTCAAATACTTGTGCGGCAAGTTCGCGGGTTGGAGTAAGAATAAGTGCGCGTACCGGACGACGGCCAGTAACCACTTTAGGATTAGCGCTGAGTTTTTGTAACAAGGGCAGGGTGAATCCTGCGGTTTTACCGGTGCCGGTTTGAGCGCCTGCGAGTATATCGCCGCCTTTGAGAACGGCTGGAATCGCTTGGGTTTGAATGGGTGTTGGCGTGCTATAGCCTTCTTCGGCAATAGCACGAAGAATATCGGCGTTTAAGCCGAGGGAAGCAAATGACATAGTGTTTTCCTGTAGCTCGGCCTCCCGCATTGGGGATAGGTCTGGCGAGCAAGAGATTCCAGTTGGCGTGGCCATTAACCAGAAGAGAGAGGCGACGCTGACCTAGGAGCGTCGGGACGCGCATAGTACAGACATTGACTGCGTATAGCTAGCAGTCAATTCCGTGGGGTGCCGTGATTAACCTAGGTAGGCTTTTGCGATAGTCGCAAAGGCAAGTAAAAGAAATAATACGAAGGCACATCTATGGGCGAGCTTAAGGGGAATGCGTTGCATCAGCCACTTGCCCGCGAAAATGACGGGAACATTGGCAATCAACATACCGAAGGTTGTTCCTGCAATCACCCAGGCAACCTGCGTTTGGTATTGTGCGGCGAGTATCACCGTGGCTATTTGGGTTTTGTCACCAATTTCGGCAAGGAAAAACAACACGCAAGTGGCGACTAAAGGACCATATTGGCTGAATTTGCTCAGGTCATCGTCTTCTTTATCAGGCACCAACAACCAAATCGCCACTGCCACAAAGCTGGCGCTGATGATCCAGGGGATTAACTCTGCGGGTATTTTGTCGCCCAGCCATGCGCCAACCCAAGCGGATAAAGCATGATTCAAAAGAGTAGAGAGCAGCACTCCAAAGCTAATAACGTAAGGTCTGCCATATTTGGTAACCAGAAAGAGTGCAAGGAGCTGGGTTTTATCGCCTATTTCGGCAATGGCAACTGCGAGGGTAGAGCTAAGGAAGGCTTCCATCATAAGATCCGGGCGGGAATTTTAACCAGAGACATAGCAACCGTCCCGCCTATGGCGGTAGCTATGTCTCAGGTCTCATCAATCCAACGTAATTCGTTGGACGCCTTTACCATGCTATATGAGCAAGTTTGTTGATAAAGGCACCGGTTTTACACCGGTAGATTACTCCCCCGAGAGAAGTGCGCGCATTCTACTGCGGGCGCCTCGTTTACTCAACATCTGTCACTTCAATATGACCTCAGTGGGTTAACGTACAGAGATCTAAAACCAGTTTCCTTATGGTTATAAATAAGTAAATTCAGATTTTTTATACGTAATGGAGTAAATGAAAATGTCCCAGGTTACTGAAGGTGCGATAAAAGATTTGCGGTCAAAAATTTCATCCATACGTTTTGGCATGCTCACCACGCTTAACGATGACGAGAGTTTATCCAGTCGTCCCATGACGCAACAGAGTCTTGAGGATAGTGGCATCTTATGGTTTTTCATATCTGATACTTCACAGCTTGCAGCTGATATTAATCGTCATCCAAAAATTAATGTTACCTTCGCAAATCCTTCAGACAGTATTTACGTCGCTATTTCCGGGCATGCAGAAATAATAAAATTTAAAGAGAAAGCCGCAGAACTTTGGAACCCTGCTGTAGCTGTTTGGTTTCCGGAAGGTTTAGATGATCCCCATCTCTCGCTAATTAAACTTTCAATTTATAACGCTGAATATTGGGATTCACATACCAATAAAATGCTGAAAATATTTTCTATTGCGAAAGCTGCTTTTGTTGGTGAGCCTCCTGCAGATATTGGTGAACATCAAAAAATTAATTTTAAGTAATTCGGCTTTGAGCCCAAGTGAGCTTGGAGAAAAAAATGTCAGAAATAACTCAAAATGCAATTTTTGCTAGAGAAGTACAACGCAGGGTGGATGATTTAATTGCCTGGATTGTTGAAAATTCTCCCGACAAAGAACATCAGCTATCTATTAGTAATTTTCGGGATGTACGCCAGACTTTATTTGGCCTAGCCACCAACGGCTCTAACGTCTTGCAACACATTGAACCAGAACCTGAGCAGGGCGGAGCACAATATATAAACGATAATCCCGCTCCTTGGCCCTAAGTTGTCTTCACATTGATTTGAGATAATTAAGGAGCTATATGTTTTCTAAGTCAGTGCGGCATCACAAATTACTAACAGTAATCGGCGTTTTCATTTCAGTTCTTCTTATTGCTGTTTTGGTTTTAATATTATTTTCTGAACCGATTATTAAATCTTTGGTTCAAGGAAAAGGCAGCGAAAAATTAGGGCGGCAGTTAGTCATTGAAGGGGCATTCGACATTGATTGGCATTGGGGTTATACCCAAGTCAAAGCAGAAAAAATTCGCCTGTCAAATGCACCGGGTTATCCCGAAAAAAATATGATGACGATTGAGGGGCTCTACTTTAGTTTCAAAACCTTAAACATATTAAAAGGTTCGCTTGAATTTGGCGATGTAGTTTTCAACAAGCCTTTCCTTGTTCTCGATAGAAAAACAGCTACTGAGTATAACTGGAATTTTCCTGTCTTCTCTGATGCGAAGGTTTTGGATGAAACTGTGCTTCCAGATAATCGTTACGAATTTCCGGCGTTTCAAACCCTGGAGTTAAAAGCTGGCCAATTCATTTACCGCGACGCTGTTAAAGGCATGAATCTTGATTTAAAGCTTGATTCTGTTAACGGACAAGATGATAAAGAAAACGACAAGAACAAACGTGATTCGAAACAGCTAGCTGCTGACAAGGCGTTCAGAATTGCGGGTTCTGGTTCTATGCAAAAACAAAAGTTTTTAGTTGAAGCCTCCGGTGGTTCTCTGGACAGCTTGCGAGACTCTAGCAAAGACTATCCCCTTAAATTGCAAATCACTATGGGCGCTACAAAAGTTTTAGTTGATGGGGCTTTCAAAGACCCCGTAAAACTTGCAGGTGTTAATGCTTCCCTTGATATTCGCGGCAGCAATATGGCGGATTTGTTTTACTTAACCGCAATTCCTTTGCCTATTACTCCTCCATATGTATTAGAAGGGCGTCTGACAAAATCAGGAAATGTGTGGGCTTATGAAGGTTTTAAAGGCAAGGTTGGCGGTAGCGATTTGGCGGGTAACCTGTCTTATGATTTGGGAAGTAAGCGAGGTTTTTTAAAAGCTAATTTAGCTTCCAACCTAATGGACAGTAAAGATTTGGGCGGCTTCATAGGTTTAAGTCCGTCAGGGGAAAATGCAACACCAGAACAAAAAAAGGCAGCAGCAGAAAAAAAAGCAAGCCCAAAGCTTATTCCAGATGTTCCTTTAAAGCTTGAACGTCTGCGCGGTACGGATCTCGATGTAACCTTGAAAGCCGAAAAAATTGTTGCACCAGGAATACCTTTTAAAGGAATGGAAGTTCGTTTTTATTTAAAAAATGGATTATTAGATTTGGATCCTTTTAAAGTTGTGTTAGCAGATGGAACAGTCGATGGGAAAATTGAAATTGATGCAAACAAAGATGTTCCTCCGATGAAAATGAATTTGGGTTTGCATAAATTGAGTTTGGGGCAATTTTTTGCTAACACACGGTTTGCCAAAACCACAGAAGGTGTTTTCGGTGGAAAACTCAATTTAGCCGGAACGGGATCATCTTTAGCCGATGTGCTAGCTACGAGTAATGGTGAGTTCACAATCATAATGTCGGGCGGAAAAATCAGTCAGCTGTTAATTGAAGCTTCTGATTTGGATATCGCACAGGCCTTGCCACTATTTTTAGGGAAAGATAACTCAACAAGAATTCGCTGCGGTGTGACCGACTTTGATGTAAAAGACGGATTGCTCACGTCCAAAGTAGTCGTCCTTGATACCAATGATTCGCTGCTAACGGGCAAGGTCAGTATCAATATGAAAAAAGAAACAATTAGTGCGCGTTTAGACGCAAAGCCTAAAGATTCGAGTATTTTTTCTGCACAAATTCCAATTACCTTATCAGGCCAGCTCAAGTCACCAGCGGTAGGCTTGGATGGTAAAAAAGTAGGCTCAAAAGGAACAGCTGCCGCAATTTTAAGCGGTATTCTTGCGCCCTTTGCCGCGATCTTACCTTTTATAGAAATTGGCGATGCCGAAAATGCAGATTGCAGAGCGCTGATAACAAATGCGCGTAGGTAATATTATTTTTTATCGCGCCTGTCACCTGTAACGCGGGCAGGATTGCCCGCGACAATTTTGAATGCTTCAATATCTTTAGTAACTTGACTGCCCATACCAACCACCGCACGTTCATGTATGCTAACCCCATCTACCACGCCCACATTTGCACCCAACCAAACATCCTCCCCAATATAAATTCCGTGCGAGCGCGTGGGTTGTTCGCTAATTAATCTGTCTGCTGCCATGCCATGATTAAACGCGTATAATTGACAATAGGCCGCCACGCGAACGTTATTAGCAATGTGGATGCCTTTGGTTCCGCCATCCATAGTAACGTGATGATTGATGGAAACATTTTTACCTAGCGTAACTGGGCCATGAATTACTGCATCAGCCGCGATGTATGAGTCGTCACCGATAATGATAGGGCGACCGGGCTCAGCGAAGAGCTTTGCTTCCGGAGCTATAAAACAGTTGTTGCCGATTTTAATCGTTTCCATCATCTGGAAATAAGCTTGCACCTCCCGTTGCCATTCAATTGCCCAAGCCTTATGCGTTGGTTTTAGTTCAGCGTAAAGCCAGGGCATATAGCTTAACCGCAACTTGTGTTGAGTGCGGTAAAATTCCAGTGGTGGTTTGGAGAGATTGCTTTCGATGTCATTCATGGTTAATAGGCGCAAAAAAATATTTTCTGCATTATAAATTTATATGTAGAAAAAATGTGAGGATATTTCCGGAGCTGGACCATGATGAGTTTGGGATAGGGTATCCGCAGGTTGCAATGGTTAGGTAAATCCTTGATCTTCACAGTCAGGATTTAAGGAGCGTTTACATGAACGCTCTTGGGGGTTACCCGTTACTGTGCAACACTGCGGACACTTGTGTTAATTATAGTTAGCCGAGTTTTGTTGGCGAGTACCGGCTTAGTTTTTTATGCCGCAATAAAGTCACTGGATAGACGAATTATTTATGAATGAGTTTTACGAGCTGGTAGAAAATAACGAACATTTTTTGGTTGTTTATAAAAAACCTAATACTAGCTTTCATAGCGAAGATGGTGAGCGCGGCTTATTCGAGACGGTAAAGCAAACCCAAGGTTTGTCAGAGCTTTATCCGGTCCATCGTTTAGATAAAATCACTTCAGGTTTGTTGGTAATGGCGAAAACAGCCGATGCAAATCAGGAATTGGTTGATCAATTCAAGAACCGACAGATTGAAAAATATTACATAGCGATTAGCAAGAAAAAACCTAAAAAGAAACAAGGCCTTATAAAAGGCGATATGGGGTCGGCGAGGCGCGGAGCCTGGAAGCTTTTGCCTACCTTTGAGAATCCTGCCGTAACGCAATTTTTTAGTGCCTCCATAGGTAACGGCATGCGGCTTTTTATGGTCAAGCCACATACAGGTAAAACACATCAAATTCGTGTCGCTCTTAAAAGCATTGGCTCACCCATATTGGGCGATGCTCTATATGCTGACGCTGCAGATTGCGAAGGAGTTGATCGAGTCTATTTACATGCTTTCAGTCTTGCTTTTTCCCTGGGTGGGCAAGATTACCGCTTTACTGAAGCGCCGCGTGAAGGTGAAATTTTTGCAACCCCTGAATTTGTCATAGCTATGAATTCATTCCAATCTCCCTGGCTTTTACATTGGCCCCGCATCTAATAAGCATAAAGCTTAAAAAAAGCAAAAAAATATAAACACTTTTTTTCTCGTCCTAAACAATTCCACTGGCATGAAAGTTGAAGTTAATACATTTGTATTTACTTCCAGCTATTTCTGCGTTTGCGCGCACCAAAAGGCTGCAGTTGAATCGGTAGTGCGAACCAAAGAAGTGCTTGCGATTTTTTTTTGAGTTCCGAAATAAGTCACTTTTTTAATTATGGGTGGCTTAGCGAAATCTCGTTGTGCATTTTATTTTAATAAATTCAATGGGTGTTGTTTAGCCGTGTCCTGAATAGAGAGGCAATATGTGGATAAGTATTAAACAAGCTTTATTGATATTTGGCTTGGGGCGAACGCTCGTAGTTTTAGCATTATTAAGTTGTAGTTTATTTTTATTAGAACTAACAGCCTTTTCTAAAAATCTGATCTGGGCAAATTACACGTTCCTCATATTTCTTGGTGGATGCACCTTAATATCCTTGCTGGATGATGTTCGCGGGCTCCACCTGTATTTGATGTATTTAGGCGATAAAAAAAATCTGGAATGGAACAGCTATGTCAATGGCTTTTTGTCGCCCTTGCGTGAACCGCTGCATGAAATTTTGAAACCTTATCGCCGCACTTTAGATGCAAATCGTGATGCATTAAAAGAGATGGCATTTTCCTCCGCTGAGCTCGCTGCCAACGCTCGCCAATATTCAGAGAGTGCTGCAAATCAATCGGCAGCCACTACTTCGAGCGCTGCCGCTATTACAGAAATGAGTTATTGCTTGGATGATATAGCACAACGTATAACATCAACCCGTGATCGTGCTACAGAGGCTTTGCAACTCACCGAAAAAGGTAGCGCTGCATTGCGCGATGCCAATAGCGAAGTAGCGCAAGTTGCCGAGCTGGCGAAAGATACCGAACGACGTATAACGACGCTGGATGAGTTAATGCGGTCAGTTACTAGCATGTCACGAATCATTGGCGAAATTGCAGAACAAACTAATTTGCTTGCATTAAACGCTGCAATTGAAGCTGCGCGGGCCGGTGAATATGGGCGCGGTTTTGCGGTTGTAGCCGACGAAGTGCGTGGTTTAGCTATGCGCAGCCAGGGTTCTGCAACAGAAATATCAACCAGCATTGCAAAAGTGCAGGCAAATATGCAGCAAGTTCTTTTCAGTATGACCTCTGTGCTTGATAAAACGGTTTACTGCCAAAGCAGCGTTCAAAATGCAGATTCTTCACTAAAAGAAATTTCTGCCCGGACTAATGAAGTATTTTTATTGGTAGATGCAATAGCAGTGGCGGCTTCGCAACAAAGTGTGGCGGTAAGGGAGATTTCCGGTCACGTTGAGACTGTGGCTAATCATGCTCATGACAATAGCCAGCGCGCAGGGCAGGCTGCTGAAATTGCGGAGCATTTACATCGCTTAACTCGCCAAGCGGAGCTATAAAATGAGTTTACCTTTTTCATTTATTTTTATCTTTATAGTAGTGCCGTGCATAGCCTTATTCACTGCTATTTATGGTGTAGTTAAACGCAAAAAAATGGAAGAAGCTTTATTTAGAAGCGGCATTAGCTATTTAAAACGTTTACGTAGCCTGTTGATGTACATTCAACAGCACCGCGGCTTAACCAATAGCTTTCTCAGCGGTAACTTTTCAGTGGTTGAGGATATACAAAAGGTTGAAGTTTTAACCGCGCGCGAAATTTCTGAAATATCAACGATAAATGGTTGGATTAAAGAAAATCCAAAATGGGATAGCATTATCGATCACTGGCAAAGAATTCATGCACATTATCAAACAGTTGAAGCTGAGGTTAATTTAAAACAACACAATACCTTGATTGCCAATTTACTTTACCTGATTGATGATCTGGCTTATGCCCATCATTTAGGGAAGCTTGGGCTTATTGATGCAACAGAGACTGACTGGCGAAATCTGTTATTTATTGCGGAGTATGTTGGGCAGGCGCGTGCTTTGGGAATGGGCGTAGTTAGTAAAGGATTTTGTACCAGTGTATTGCGGATTCAGTTAAATCATTTGGTGGTAAAAATTGAATCCAATATAAATCCGTCCTGGTCTGAAAAAATACAAAAAGATTTTCGCAATTTTTTAAATGTTATTGAAGGGCAAGTGATTGTGGATACACCCACCATTTCTCCCGTTGAATACTTCAAGTTAGCGACAGGCTGCATTGAACATGTGTTGGTTGAATTTGATAGGCAAGTGGAAAAAATCCAATTTCATCGCACTTAATCATGCGCTATCCGTGCGGCTTGTATTAGTTAATCACTTTAACTTCAGTTATCGCAAAAAACATATTTACGTTGCGAGCAGATGAGAATGCGCGATAACAGCCCATGGCATTCAAGTGTTTTACCGCCATGGCTGCCAATTCCCAAGCGAGATACTCATCGGCTTCAACGGGTTCTTTTTCGCCAAAAATCACCAAATCGGTTATTTCTTCCAATTCTTTTATGCGAATTGAATCCGCTTTAAGTGCAGGGTTAATGGAATCGTAAGCCCAGGCCCATTTCCAGGTTCCGGCGGCAGGAGAGTAACTTCCTATGTCGATAATGTCTGCCTCAATAACAAGTTGATCATCCTGATTAAAAAATTGTAACTTGGCTTTGTCATTTTCAAACATCCAACGTTTGTGGCTACCGAATCCATAAGCAGATGTTAAGTGGGCTTGTTTCTCTTTTAGCTCGGCACTTGCATTGGTCAAAAAAAGTTCAAATTCTTCGTCTTTCATAATCTGTCCGTTCATCGGGTGCTAATAGGCGCGACTATATAGATTTAACTAATGTTTTCATACCGAAAATGCCAAATATTGCCGTTTTTTAAGAGCTATAATAAGGCAGACTTCACAGGGCTTGGCGCCTTAAACCTGTGGTTTTTGGCTTCGCGATTTAATCACTAAGAGGATCTATTTATGGCCGTAAAAACATTAAGTAAAGCAATTGTCATGAGCTTGAGCGTGGTGATGGTATTAGAGCTGACTGCCTGCGGAACTGTGTTTTATCCTGAGCGTAAAGGTACCAAGTCCGGTTCAATTGATCCCATAGTTGCTGTGGCAGATGCTGTGGGGCTATTGTTTTTCTTCATTCCCGGGATTATCGCGTTTGCGGTGGACTTCAGTAACGGCACAATTTATTTGCCTCACGGTAAACACAGCAGCTTGACGCCAGAAGAATTAAAGTCAGTGTCGCCGAATGGAAAAGTGGATAAGAAAGCCTTAAGTGAATTGGTTAGCAAAAAGGTGGGCTTAGCAGTCAATCTAAACTCAGCTGATCTCCAGGTAAAAGCGTTCAGCTCTGAAGCATCATTATTAACTTATTTGAATGCTAATGGTTTAACTCTGGCAAGTTTGTAAGTTGAAAAAAACGGCGCTTGTTAGCGCCGTTTTTTTAATTGTTGTAAAGTGGTTTTAATCCTTCAGACTTTTGCTTCAGATTTTTTTCCTTCCGGCATTCATTTAATAGTTGTAACAATTCGTTAGGTTCCCAAGCATCATCAGGATGGTTGCTGTAAAGTAATTCATCCAGTTTTTTTAACGCTTGTGTCAAGGCGGGTTTAGCCCCCAATTTTGCTACATCATCCAGGGAATGAATTGATTCTTTGGGCCATTGAAATTTTGCCCAACTCAACAAGCCTTTACGTAAACCGGGAGCATCCCTGTTGCTGGCTGCGTGCTTGAGTAGATCCCAAATATGTTTTTCTTTTTCCGAGAGCTGCGTGTTAGCTTCGCTTTGTTCGTTGATCAAAGCCTTTATTCGTTTACGTAAGCTAAGGACATATACCAAAAGTCCCAAAGATAAAAGTGCAAGGAAAATAGAGAGCCCCAACAGCCATGATGGAGTTTGAGTGACGACTTCTTTAGGGGTTACAAGTGCGTTCTTATCTGTTGTGTTTAATGTAGTAGCTGTTGGCTCTTGTGATGATTGAACTGCTGAGCTGCCAAGAACGTTCAAGATTTTTGCCGGTAATGTTGCAGAGCGCATAGTCTGGTTTTTACTATCCCACCAATCTACTCTTACTTCTGGCAAGATAAATTCCCCGCCGCGGTTGGGAACAATAGCCACTGTTTCAATCCGTGTGCCTTGAATCCCTTTGTCGGTTTTAGCTTCACTGTTTTGCGGTTGATCTGGATAAAACGTCAAGCCATCCACATTACTCGCGGGTAGCGGTGCAATTTGGCCGCCTGTTAAACCATCTGCAGAAATAGTGATAGTGCGTGTAACGGGTTCACCCATTTTTAAATGATCAAGGCTGGCACTCCAGGTTTCGTGAAGTGTCAGATTATTTGCTGGCTGCCAGGATGTTCCCTGAGCAATCGGCGGCACAGCTTTCACTGTAATATTTTTTTCTTCAGTGGGTAGACGCAAAATATTTGCACGATTGCGCCCAAAGGGATCGCTCCATAAATCTCTCTGGGTATTTGGCATGACTGAATAAATAACGCTGGGAATTATTAATTGCCCGCTATTTTGTGGAAATACAGCGTAATCGCTTTCAACAATTAAATGCTGCTTGCCATTAATATTTGCCACATATTGTTTAGGCTTATCTGACAAGGGGACAACCACGGCATCTTTAATTTCCAATGGTTGCATTTCTGCGCGACTTAAATCGACTTGTGAAATTAATTTTATTTTTACCAAGAGCTGTTCCTGAACGTAGATATCAGTTTTATCAATCTCTACTGATACCCGTACATCCTCGTCGCCGGTTGATTGCGATTGGCTTTGCTTGGTCACTCTAACTTCGATTGCATCGCTAATTGCACCATCGACATTAAAGGAGGGAATTAGCAATGTTCCAACTCGTTTTGGTGCGAGAGTTAACTGCCATACTTTTTTGAATTCAGAGCCCGCATTGGAGATGGATGCGAATTGGCTGACATTGTTGGATAGGATTTCAAAATCATTCTTAAGGCTTGCGATATCCGGTTGACCATTCGACTTGGCGTCAGCCGAAATCGTCAGCGTGAATGTTTCTTGAATACCAATAGTATCGCGATCAACGCTAGCGACTAATTGAGCGGCATTTGCAATGCTTGATACAAAAAAAGTGAGTATCAGCAAGCTGCGCCAAAAGAAAAGATATTTAAATGCTCGTGTAATCATAATCTTTACAGCCATATATTGACAAAGTTATCTATAAACGTTGATCAGCATTATTTTCTGGCGATTGTAACTCACCGTTTCGCTGCTTTTGGCGATTTAAATCATATTGGTACCTGAATTTGTTTCGCAATAATCCACCCGGATCATCAGGTACGCGACGCAACCATTGTTCAAGAGCTTGTTTTTGTTCCTCGGTTAAATTGCTCTGATCAATGCTAGCCTGCGGCTGCGCAGCTTGCGCCGAAGAACCGGCAGATGAAGCTTGAGCCGTTGATTGCTGTTGTGCACCAGCACTTGAGGATTGCCCGTTTTTTTCCTGATTACTGGCGGCGCTACTTGCAGCTTGCGATGAATGTTGGTCAGTTTGTTTTTGCTGATCACTGTTACCGCTTGAGCTTTGGCTATTTTGTTGTTGATCGTCTTTTTGTTTGTCGTTTTGCTGTTGATCTTTGTGTTCTTGATCTTGTTTGCTTTGGTCTTGCTTGTCCTCGTCTTGGTTATCTTTGTTTTCACCATCCTTTTTATCTTGTTGATTTTTGTTGTCGTCCTTATTGTCTTTATTTTGGTCTTTGTTCTGTTTGTTTTGATCTTGTTGCTTTAACAGTTGCTCGAGCAACTCGCGGTTCTTTTTTGCATCAGCCAAATTAGGATCACGCTTGATAGCTTCATCATAAGCTTTAATAGCATCTTGTAATTTTCCGGCTTTTGCCAAAGCGTTACCGCGATTGTAGTGCCCATCAGCTGTGTCAATTTTCGAGAAGGACTCTGCTGCCGCTGTGTAATCACCGGCGCGATATTGGGCACTCGCTTTCCAATCTGGTGATTTAAATTGTTCGGCAGCTTTTTTTGCGTCGCCATTTTTTAATTCGCGCTGTGCCTGCTGATCTTTAGTGAGCCATAGATCATCCCAACCCAAGGCATAACTTTTGGAAGGAGTGAATCCTAGTAGGGGAACTAGCAATAGAGATAATAAAACTCCACGCCTGAAACAAAAAAGTACAATTGGCAGGAGCAGGAATACCAACCAGTAACCCTGATCTATCCATTGATCAAAATCTCGTTCGATCTTCGGTGTGTCTGTATCGTCTTTTGACTCGCGCGGTTTTAGATATTCAATGTCTTTGTTGGAGTTAACTAGTTCGTGATAGCGGCTATTTAGGCCTTGTGCCAGTTGTGACAATTCGGTGCTATTCAATTGAGTGGTAAGAATTTTCCCTGATTCGTCTTTCAAGAATCCGCCATTGGTGATTGGTATAGGCGCAGGCTGGGTGGTTCCCACACCTAAAATGTCCAAATGAATTTTTTTGCCCGCTAACAAACGTTTAATTTTATTGAAAGCTTCTGGCACAACTCCGTCGGTAACCAAGAGCAGGTCGCCTTGGGTTGCCCCAGCGTCGTGCAGCAGCTGAATACCACGTTCAACGGCTGCTTCGGTATTGCTGCCTTGCAGCGGCATAATATTGGGGTGCATTGATGACAACAAACTCACAATCGTTGAGTTGTCATCACTTAATGGTGTGACGGTATGAGCTTCGCCTGCGTAGGCGATTAATGCTGTCTGGCCATCTTTTCTTTCACGCAAAATGTCTGCAATT encodes the following:
- the rhlE gene encoding ATP-dependent RNA helicase RhlE, coding for MSFASLGLNADILRAIAEEGYSTPTPIQTQAIPAVLKGGDILAGAQTGTGKTAGFTLPLLQKLSANPKVVTGRRPVRALILTPTRELAAQVFESVRTYGKYLPLRSTVVFGGVSANPQMMKLRGGVDILVATPGRLLDLVQQNAVVLKEVEVLVLDEADRMLDMGFIHDIKRVLALLPKQRQNLLFSATFSNEIKDLADKLLNKPTLIEVARRNTASERIEQTVHPVDRNRKRELLTHLIKQGDWQQVLIFTRTKHGANKLTEQLSTDGISAAAIHGNKSQGARTKALDDFKKGAIRALVATDIAARGIDIDQLPHVVNYELPNVPEDYVHRIGRTGRAESEGVAVSLVCVDEDKFLRDIEKLIKRDIPKEVIEGFEPDPSIKPEPIVLGRSMTIGRNNGGGNGGSNNGGSRRPTLGAKPKPKTAGNGGKSSGGNNPSAKKPQGATRRSKPKKPVVKIG
- a CDS encoding TMEM165/GDT1 family protein; translated protein: MMEAFLSSTLAVAIAEIGDKTQLLALFLVTKYGRPYVISFGVLLSTLLNHALSAWVGAWLGDKIPAELIPWIISASFVAVAIWLLVPDKEDDDLSKFSQYGPLVATCVLFFLAEIGDKTQIATVILAAQYQTQVAWVIAGTTFGMLIANVPVIFAGKWLMQRIPLKLAHRCAFVLFLLLAFATIAKAYLG
- a CDS encoding pyridoxamine 5'-phosphate oxidase family protein, whose amino-acid sequence is MSQVTEGAIKDLRSKISSIRFGMLTTLNDDESLSSRPMTQQSLEDSGILWFFISDTSQLAADINRHPKINVTFANPSDSIYVAISGHAEIIKFKEKAAELWNPAVAVWFPEGLDDPHLSLIKLSIYNAEYWDSHTNKMLKIFSIAKAAFVGEPPADIGEHQKINFK
- a CDS encoding AsmA family protein, translating into MFSKSVRHHKLLTVIGVFISVLLIAVLVLILFSEPIIKSLVQGKGSEKLGRQLVIEGAFDIDWHWGYTQVKAEKIRLSNAPGYPEKNMMTIEGLYFSFKTLNILKGSLEFGDVVFNKPFLVLDRKTATEYNWNFPVFSDAKVLDETVLPDNRYEFPAFQTLELKAGQFIYRDAVKGMNLDLKLDSVNGQDDKENDKNKRDSKQLAADKAFRIAGSGSMQKQKFLVEASGGSLDSLRDSSKDYPLKLQITMGATKVLVDGAFKDPVKLAGVNASLDIRGSNMADLFYLTAIPLPITPPYVLEGRLTKSGNVWAYEGFKGKVGGSDLAGNLSYDLGSKRGFLKANLASNLMDSKDLGGFIGLSPSGENATPEQKKAAAEKKASPKLIPDVPLKLERLRGTDLDVTLKAEKIVAPGIPFKGMEVRFYLKNGLLDLDPFKVVLADGTVDGKIEIDANKDVPPMKMNLGLHKLSLGQFFANTRFAKTTEGVFGGKLNLAGTGSSLADVLATSNGEFTIIMSGGKISQLLIEASDLDIAQALPLFLGKDNSTRIRCGVTDFDVKDGLLTSKVVVLDTNDSLLTGKVSINMKKETISARLDAKPKDSSIFSAQIPITLSGQLKSPAVGLDGKKVGSKGTAAAILSGILAPFAAILPFIEIGDAENADCRALITNARR
- a CDS encoding acyltransferase, with amino-acid sequence MNDIESNLSKPPLEFYRTQHKLRLSYMPWLYAELKPTHKAWAIEWQREVQAYFQMMETIKIGNNCFIAPEAKLFAEPGRPIIIGDDSYIAADAVIHGPVTLGKNVSINHHVTMDGGTKGIHIANNVRVAAYCQLYAFNHGMAADRLISEQPTRSHGIYIGEDVWLGANVGVVDGVSIHERAVVGMGSQVTKDIEAFKIVAGNPARVTGDRRDKK
- a CDS encoding TIGR01621 family pseudouridine synthase encodes the protein MNEFYELVENNEHFLVVYKKPNTSFHSEDGERGLFETVKQTQGLSELYPVHRLDKITSGLLVMAKTADANQELVDQFKNRQIEKYYIAISKKKPKKKQGLIKGDMGSARRGAWKLLPTFENPAVTQFFSASIGNGMRLFMVKPHTGKTHQIRVALKSIGSPILGDALYADAADCEGVDRVYLHAFSLAFSLGGQDYRFTEAPREGEIFATPEFVIAMNSFQSPWLLHWPRI
- a CDS encoding methyl-accepting chemotaxis protein gives rise to the protein MWISIKQALLIFGLGRTLVVLALLSCSLFLLELTAFSKNLIWANYTFLIFLGGCTLISLLDDVRGLHLYLMYLGDKKNLEWNSYVNGFLSPLREPLHEILKPYRRTLDANRDALKEMAFSSAELAANARQYSESAANQSAATTSSAAAITEMSYCLDDIAQRITSTRDRATEALQLTEKGSAALRDANSEVAQVAELAKDTERRITTLDELMRSVTSMSRIIGEIAEQTNLLALNAAIEAARAGEYGRGFAVVADEVRGLAMRSQGSATEISTSIAKVQANMQQVLFSMTSVLDKTVYCQSSVQNADSSLKEISARTNEVFLLVDAIAVAASQQSVAVREISGHVETVANHAHDNSQRAGQAAEIAEHLHRLTRQAEL